The Nocardia sp. NBC_00508 nucleotide sequence CCTCCGCAGCTACCGCGCAGCGACGCTTACTTGCCGAGTTTGCGACGCTGAACACGCGTGCGGCGAAGCAGCTTGCGGTGCTTCTTCTTCGACATGCGCTTGCGGCGCTTCTTGATCACAGAACCCATAGGGTTGTCCTCGCGTTCTCTCTACTCGGCGCGCACGCTCTCCGTACGCGATTGCCGGACGCCCAACCGCCGGGCCCCGGCGGACCAGCCGGGGTCGCTCGACAAGCTCACGCCCTGTGTTCGCGCCGCCGGAGACCACGAGGCAACCAACAGCGATGCCACCGGCGGGCGAACACGAACCGAAGAGCTATCGTACCGGCCCGCCCCGGTAGTCCCGAAACCGCCTCATCCAGCGTCGAAATAGGAGGTTTCCAGATAGTCGTGCACCGCTTTGGCGTGCACTCGGAACGATCGACCGACGCGCACGGCGGGCAACTCGCCCGAGTGCACGAGCCGATACACCGTCATCTTGGATACCCGCATCAGATTCGCCACTTCGGCGACGGTGAGAAACTGAGTGCCGCCGCCGAGCACGGATTGCCCCTGCGACGCGGCCTCACGCTGGGTACGGGAATTCCCCCGACCGCCTGCGGGACCGGAGCCGCCGGACGCTCCGGAACTTGCAGACATCTTATTCGAAGACATCATTGCACCATTGACCTCCGGCACGTCCGCGCCGCCGGCTTCCCCACCGGCGGAACAGACACGCACGTGCTCCTTGAAGCTTAGCGGGACCAGTGGTGTTATTGCGACGGGAGTGAGAAATCGGGTTTTCCGATCGGAAATAGACCGGTCATTCCGCTGACGCGCCCTGTTCGGCCGACCGTTGCTTGGCCGCGTAAAGCGCCTCGATGAAGGACGAGCGCAGTCCGCCGCGCTCCAGCTCGCGCATCGCGGCCGCGGTGGTGCCCGCGGGCGAGGTGACCGCGGCGCGCAGTTCCGCGGCGGTCTGGCCGGACCCGTCCAGCAGGGCGGCGGAGCCGACCATGGTCTGCACCACGAGCTGGGTGGCGACATCCCTGGTCAGTCCGAGCCCGACACCCGCGTCCACCATGGCCTCGACGATCAGGAAGAAGTAGGCGGGCCCCGATCCGGACACCGCGGTGACCGCGTCCATCTGGCTCTCCGCGACGGTCACCACCTTGCCCACCGCGGCGAGCATCTCGGTGACCAGCTCTAGATGCTGATCGCGTGCGTACCGACCCGGTGCGATCACGCTCATGCCCTGCCCCACCAGCATCGGCGTATTCGCCATCACCCGCACGACCGGGAATCCGGCGGGCAACTTGCCCTCCAACCGGGAGGTCGGCACACCCGCAGCCAACGAAACCAGCACCTGATCGCGGTCGCTGCCCAGCTCGGCCTTGCCCAACGGGGCGAGCACGGCGTCCACGTCGCCCGGCTTCACCGCGATCACCAGCAGATCCGCGCCGACGGCCGCATCGGTCACGTCGTCGGTGACCCGGATGCCGAGACGATCGGCGATCAGATCGGCCCGTTCCCGATGCGTCTCGACGACGACCAATTCCTTGGCCAGTCGCCCGGATTCCAGCAAACCGGCGACCAACGCCTCACCGATGCGGCCGCCGCCGATCACCGCAATTCTCGTCATGGGTGTCAAGGCTAGACGGCACGCACTCGCGCTCAGCGCTGGGGAACGAGCGCAAGTTGACGACTCTGGGCGACGACGCCCCCGGTCGAGTCCAGCACCAACTGGTCCTCGTCGAACATCCGCCCGCCGACCTCATGCGTGGTCGCGATGATCCGCAGCCAGCCGGGTGCGGGCCTGCGGCGCAGGTAGGTGGTCATCTGTACGGTGGGCGCCCAGCCGAAGTGCCCGAGGTTCGCCGGCACCGGCGGGCTCATGTCGGCGGTCATCATCGCGAAGAACATGGCGACGTCGGGGTCCTGCTCGTCGCCCGGCCGCGGACGCATCCACAGTCGCAGGCGCGGTTCACCTTTCTCGCTGTCGAGGAAGCGGGCCCATTCGCGGTCGAGGTAGATGTCGGCGCCCTGGCCTACGTGCACCACCTCGCCCATCGGCGAGCCCGGCTGGTAGCCGATCGCGTCGGCAGGCGGCTGCGCGGGCATGTCGGCGTGCTGCGGCGCGTAGATCGGGTCGGCGTCGTCCAGGCGGCCGAAGGTCAACGCCGTGCGGACCAGGACACGGCCGTTCTGGATGAGCTCGGTGTCGGCCAGGCAGATCTGGCGGCCGACCTTGCGGATGCGCACCTCGTACTCGACCTCGCCGGGATCGGGCGCGCCGAGGAAGTCGGAACTCGCGGCGATCGGGGCCATGCCGACCAGGGCAGGATCGGTCGCGCGCAGCCAGTTGGTCGCCGCCGCAGCGCTGGCAGCGACCATCGTCCCGCCGTGCACCTTCGGACCGATGGTCCAGATCTCGTCGATGACGCCCAGGTAGCGGCCGGTGTCCGGGGTGGACGGCGTCAGTTCGGTCAGCGCGCACACCTGGCTGAAAGGCGCCTCGGCCGTGGCAGCCGGGCCGAGATCGGCCGTCAGCTCCGTCGTCATCCTCACTCCTGTCGTCCATGACGCCGCCGAGCAGCGTTCGTACAGCGTACAACGCAGGGTGTGGCACCGAATTTCGTTGTGCCGGCGGTTGGGACGAGCATCACATCGGCGGCTCGGCCGAGGCGTGGTTCGCCCCGGTGGGCGCGGGCGCGGCGGCGGCAACGTGGAGGTGCCCGCGCGCGAACGCCAGCGTGCGGTGCAGCATGGCGGCCCGGTCCTGGGTGGTGCGAGCATTCTGCGTGTTGATCTCGGCCACCACTTGGCCGGTGAAGCCGGCGCGCACCAGACTCTCGCACACCTCGACACACGGCTGGGTGCCCTCGCCGGGAACCAGATGTTCGTCGTGGGCAGCGCCGCGGCCGTCGGCCAAGTGCAGGTGCGCCAAGCCAGGGCCCATGCGGGCGGCCAAGGCAAGCGGGTCGGTGCCCGCGGTCGCGGTGTGCGACAGATCGAGGGTGTAGTGCCGGAAACCGGTGTCGGTGGGGTCATAGGACGGGCTGAACGCGGTGAGCGCCGGACCGGGCCCGCCGCGCCGCTCCAGCCGTTTGACCGCGCCTTCGCGCCTGCCGAACAGTGTGTCCGCCCGCATCGGGAACATGTTCTCCACCGCGACGATGACCGGGCTGTTCTCCTCCAACTCGGCGACCTGCGCGGCGAACCCCGCCGCGTAGCGGCGCTGCCACCGAAACGGCGGGTGCACCACCACGGTTCGCGCGCCGAGCGCCTCCGCGGTACGCACACTGCGCTCGAGCTTCGCGATCGGGTCCGAGCCCCACACCCGCTGCGAGATCAGCAGGCACGGCGCGTGCAGGGCGAGCACCGGGACACCGTATCTGCGGGAGTAGGTCTGGACGGTGGCGATGCTCTGACTGGCCGGTTCCGCCCAGACCATCAATTCGACGCCGTCGTAGCCGAGTTCGGCCGCGTATCGGAATGCGGCCTCGGCATTCTGCGGGTACACCGAAGCCGTCGACAGGCCGACCTGGATCGGCGTCGGCCGAGACGCGCCACCGGATTCATCCGGCGAGACGGCTCCGGTCCACGAGCCCGCCGCGGGCGCCTGCCGCACCCTGTTCTCGCCCGCCTGCCCGATTTTGCCCACCGCCGCTCCCTACTCAGTTCGTGCTGAGGAGAAAGGCTAGCGGCCCCAAGGTGACGAAGATCCCCACGACGACGGCGATCACCGTGCTGAGGATGTCGTCGGTCCTGCGCAGAATCCGCACCAGGGCCACCAAGCCGAGAATCACGATCATCGCCAGGGCCAGCGCCACCCAGGGCAGCATCTCCCACATGCGCTCGAAACCCTTGAACAGCAACATTCCCGCGACGGCCGCCCCGGTGCTCTGGCCGCCCAGGATCATCCACTGGCGCCGGTTGGCATCGTCCTCCGCCTTCTTGACCGCCCGCGACCGCCGCGGTGACCTGGCGCGGGCGCGCTCGGCGGCCTCGGTCTCCTCGTCGTCGTCCAGCTCGATCGGCTCGTAGACATCGGTGGCGCCGTCCAGCTCCCCGACGTCGACGGCCGAACGCTCGGCAGGGCGCGCGCCGCGCCTGCCCCGCCGGTCCGCTCCGGCGCGCTCGCTCCGCTCCATGCCGTCGCGCAGCAGGTCACCCGCGACCGTCTGGCCGGAAAGCAGTTGCTGGTCCTGACTGGCCAGTGACCACGCGGCGGTCGGGATGCTGCCGGACTCCGGGCCCGGGTCCTGCGACTTGTGGCGCCGAACGGACCAGGCTGGAAGGCCGTTCTCGCCCGCGGCGTTGCGCCCGGGTGACCTTCGGTGCGCCTCCGGCTGTGGATCGGGAGGAAGCGGCCGTCCCGGCTTCGGTCTCGCGTCGGGCAGCGGCAGCGGCTCCGACTCGGGTGCGAAGCCGCCCGTGGCCGGGGACCATGCCGCGGTGCTCGGGCCGAGTTCCTCGACCGCCTCCGCCGCCTCGGCCGCCCTGCGTCTGGCCGCGCGGCCGCCTTGGACACCGTTGCGCTCGGGGAGCCCGTTCGACCTGCCGCGTTCGGACCGGCCGAAGCCGGACTCATCGAAGTCCGCGTGGCCGGTGCGGCCGAGTTCGGCGCCCCTGTGGTCGGGCAGCACGTCCCGGCCGTACGGGTCGGGCCGGATCTCGTGCCAGGACCGTTCGTCGGTGGCCTCCTCCTCCGGCTCATCCCGTCTGCGCCTGCGCCCGGAGCGTGGCGGCGGCTCGGGCACGGCACCGCTGGATGGCGGGTCCGGCACATACGGGCCCGGCGCGGCCGAAAAGAGTTCGGACACCGGGGTATCCGGCGAGAGTGGGTCGAAAGGCGCACCGTGCCGCGCGGAGGTGGGCATCTCCCGGCCCGGCATCACCCGGCTCGACCACCCAGACCCAGGATCGTCCGCCCGCGGCGGCTCGGGCTGGGCATAGCCGGCCAGCGGGTCGTACATCGAAATCGGGCCCGACATGGGCGAATACGCCGACGGATCGGGCTCGGGTTCCGGTGCGTAGGAAACCGGCTCGGGCGCGGGGGGGTCGAACGAGGGCGGTGCGTACGCAGGCTCCTCCTCCGCGACGGAATCGGGCGCGGCATGCGCCGAATGGCCGCCGCCCTCCCGGATGACCGGCAGGTCGCCGGTCAGTTCGGCAACGGAGATACCGCGACCGCTGCGGCGACGCCTGCCCCCGCCGGACGAGGCGGCACCCTGCTGGCCGTTGCGTGCCAGCAGCTCCGCGACCGACAGCTGCTTGGAGTCGTCACTCATGCCCGCGCCTCGCTGACGCTCGGCACCGGCACGAGCGAGAGCTCGGCTGTGTCCATTGTTCGCTCGCTGCGCTCACTCATGACGACACCGTCCCGATCGGGCCCGACAGCGGCGCGCCACCGCCGGGCGCCGGCTTACCGTCTCCGGCCGCCGGGCCCGCTGAGTAGATTGCTTCGGGTCCACCATTCATATCGGTATCCAGTTTGCGCAGGATGAGCCCTTCGCGCAGCGCCCACGGACAAATCTCCAACGTATCCAGCGATAGTGCCCGCATACTCGCCTCCGCGACCAGTGCGCCAGCCACCAATTGCTGTGACCGATCGGAACTTACGCCTTCCAATTCTGCACGGTCCGACGCCGTCATCCGCGAGATGAACGCAATCAGTTGGCGCAGACCTGAGCTGGTCAGTGTACGGCGCACCCGTGGGCCGGCGGTGGAAGGAGCCGCGCCGGTCAGTCTTGCCAGGGATCTGAACGTCTTCGATGTGCCGACGGCGAGGTCGGGCTTGCCCGGCTCGATCAGCTTCTTCGCCGGGACCACCAGCTCGGCGTCGAGCCAGTCGCGCAGCACGGCGACCCTGCGCTTGCCCGGTGGATCCTCGCGCAGCCATTCCCTCGTCAACCGGCCCGCACCCAGTTGCAGCGATAACGCGACGTCGGGTTCCTCGTCGCCGCCGTTGGTCATCTCCAGCGATCCGCCACCGATGTCCAGATTGAGGATGCGCCCCGCGCTCCAGCCGTACCACCTGCGCACCGCGAGAAAGGTCAGCCGCGCCTCGTCGACGCCGGAGAGCACCTGCAGGTCGACACCGGTCGACGCGCGCACCTCGGCGAGGACCTCGTCGGAGTTGGTCGCCTCGCGCAGCGCCGA carries:
- a CDS encoding Ppx/GppA phosphatase family protein — encoded protein: MRLGVLDVGSNTVHLLVVDAHRGGHPLPMSSTKATLRLSENIDEAGRITQAGAQRLIDTVAEFASIAETSRCVELMPFATSALREATNSDEVLAEVRASTGVDLQVLSGVDEARLTFLAVRRWYGWSAGRILNLDIGGGSLEMTNGGDEEPDVALSLQLGAGRLTREWLREDPPGKRRVAVLRDWLDAELVVPAKKLIEPGKPDLAVGTSKTFRSLARLTGAAPSTAGPRVRRTLTSSGLRQLIAFISRMTASDRAELEGVSSDRSQQLVAGALVAEASMRALSLDTLEICPWALREGLILRKLDTDMNGGPEAIYSAGPAAGDGKPAPGGGAPLSGPIGTVSS
- a CDS encoding 30S ribosomal protein bS22, yielding MGSVIKKRRKRMSKKKHRKLLRRTRVQRRKLGK
- a CDS encoding sugar phosphate isomerase/epimerase family protein, which codes for MQVGLSTASVYPQNAEAAFRYAAELGYDGVELMVWAEPASQSIATVQTYSRRYGVPVLALHAPCLLISQRVWGSDPIAKLERSVRTAEALGARTVVVHPPFRWQRRYAAGFAAQVAELEENSPVIVAVENMFPMRADTLFGRREGAVKRLERRGGPGPALTAFSPSYDPTDTGFRHYTLDLSHTATAGTDPLALAARMGPGLAHLHLADGRGAAHDEHLVPGEGTQPCVEVCESLVRAGFTGQVVAEINTQNARTTQDRAAMLHRTLAFARGHLHVAAAAPAPTGANHASAEPPM
- a CDS encoding helix-turn-helix domain-containing protein, whose protein sequence is MMSSNKMSASSGASGGSGPAGGRGNSRTQREAASQGQSVLGGGTQFLTVAEVANLMRVSKMTVYRLVHSGELPAVRVGRSFRVHAKAVHDYLETSYFDAG
- a CDS encoding thioesterase family protein, giving the protein MTTELTADLGPAATAEAPFSQVCALTELTPSTPDTGRYLGVIDEIWTIGPKVHGGTMVAASAAAATNWLRATDPALVGMAPIAASSDFLGAPDPGEVEYEVRIRKVGRQICLADTELIQNGRVLVRTALTFGRLDDADPIYAPQHADMPAQPPADAIGYQPGSPMGEVVHVGQGADIYLDREWARFLDSEKGEPRLRLWMRPRPGDEQDPDVAMFFAMMTADMSPPVPANLGHFGWAPTVQMTTYLRRRPAPGWLRIIATTHEVGGRMFDEDQLVLDSTGGVVAQSRQLALVPQR
- the proC gene encoding pyrroline-5-carboxylate reductase — its product is MTRIAVIGGGRIGEALVAGLLESGRLAKELVVVETHRERADLIADRLGIRVTDDVTDAAVGADLLVIAVKPGDVDAVLAPLGKAELGSDRDQVLVSLAAGVPTSRLEGKLPAGFPVVRVMANTPMLVGQGMSVIAPGRYARDQHLELVTEMLAAVGKVVTVAESQMDAVTAVSGSGPAYFFLIVEAMVDAGVGLGLTRDVATQLVVQTMVGSAALLDGSGQTAAELRAAVTSPAGTTAAAMRELERGGLRSSFIEALYAAKQRSAEQGASAE